The DNA region CCCGCGATCGGAAGCGCCTGAGTGTTGCCTTGCGTCGGGGTGAGCTCCGATCGTTCCCTCAAAGCTCTTGTGGAGCTCAGCAATTCGAAAAGTgcattttcaagagacaactggactttctggttttgtctttgaagacgtttcgcttctcatccaagaagcttcatgtattcaaagaaaaaccaagaaagtccagttgcctcttggggtggggggcacttttgggacaaccatgacctgaatgattgagaatctccacagaccagaggtccccaaacttggcaactttaagccttgtggacttcaacgcccagaattctccagccagctattctgcctggagaattgtgggagttgaagtccacaaggcttaaagttgccaagtttcgaGGACCTCTGCCAGACATTCAAGATGTGGGTTTGTGAGTAGATAGGCACCACTTCGGTGGAGACATTAGTGGAAACATGAAAGGAGCTCTCTTAACTGGGCGTCCTGGGGCAACGGTtgatcctttcaacctggaacaGTCTTGGTGCTTCCAACAGAATTGCCATGCTATCGCATTTGGTAATTAGATGGCTTAGGAATGATTTCTTAGTATTAAACCCATGTTTTCTACAGAAAGCGATATTGTATTTGGGGAGGGTGTCAAATTTCTAGATTTTGAAAGGGACCTATGGGGGGGGTGTCTAAAATTTAAGCTGTTTACCAGATATTGgagatatttgcaaaaaaataaaatgtaatcatTTTGTTCTACAAATGcaccaatattttaatttttgacatggtaaatataaataaatataacttgCACAAAAGCTCTTTTGCGGTCCTGTGTAATTTTTCAAGGTGGGAGAGTAAATAGTTTTAACACAATTCCAGAATCATGACTCTGTAGAGGGTTAATACTGAGTTTCCAAAGGTTTGCAATATAAATATTTACTAATGGAATAATTGGTTCCCAGACTAACGACTGTTTTGTAGATAACCAGCTGCAATTTTTTTGTTATCACTGAGGAAACCATACCAAACCATACCACCAGCTCTAGCAGGGTGGGCATGCTGACGATCATCTCAGTGAAACAATGCCATCTTGAAGGACCAAAATGTGCCTTCACTGTTGTGTATCTCCTCAATGGAACAGCTCCCAAATGCATAAAGCTGATCCTGCTTGTACTAATGTCACCTAATTGGATAAGTAGACAGCCAACTCAGCACCACAAACTTGGCTTTTCTACCAGGAATTGGGACCAGATTTAGGGGAACCCAAGGTTTGTGAATTTGTGCTTGAAAATTTTAAGAGACACTGGCTTTTGCATTACAGTACTTGCTATGTGTGTCTGTATTCatgtgctttttattgttttgtattgtaaatCACAAGTTGTGTGCTTAATGTAGCTAcagaagtttaataaataagcCAACTATTCAAGAGACTTTAAAATCATGGTTTGGAAAAGATCAGTTTTGGTCTGAAGGAGATGCTAAAATGTCCGACAACTTAAATAGACAAACCTGCACTCCCTATAACCCTATGACATTCTAgattggcttttttaaaaatgcaagcaagGCTAATAACTTTACTTTGATAATTGCATGATTGGGGCATGCTgttctgaaaaagaaaagcaaggtcAAGGTACAATTTGAATTTTCAGAAAACCAATGATGTGAAAAATATGAGCCTGGGAGATATGCCTAATCAAAACAGGTAGCAATGCATTAAAGAACTATGGTAGGCCTAATGCGATCAGAAAACTTAAGACCAAACATTGCTGGAACTAGGCCTGGCGTAATGTAAAAGAGGTTCAAGTCTATTTTCAGCCATAGAACTTCTTAGCCCAGATACTTCGGATTTGTGGGAAATAAAAGGGAATGCTACCTTGTGTTCTTGAACAAAGATCAGgatattcaataaaataaaatctacttAAATTGCTATTTAACTTAATTTGCCTAAATCTGGCTTATTTGGATGATAGTTGGATCATAGTTTAGCATACTTTTTGCTTTCAATAAGGCAAAAACCTACttagtgtatatgtgtatgtatatataaaataaatataatattctacattCCATTATATGAAGTTTATGAATGAGCTACAAAGAGTACTATTAGCAACATATAATGATGGAAACAAAAGCTGTGAAAGTTTGTTTGCAGCTATGATTAATCAGAGAAAAATGTCCATTTTGGGGTGTGAAAGCTCAGATAGCCAAAACAAAATCCTTCAAATGTCCTGATGATATATAGTTTattaaataatagaaaatattttccaggttttgaaaaatattttttcttacacTTAAAAATGCTACATATTAAGTTTCTTCATATTAAAAATAAGTTTCCTTATAAAACCATGCTATATATAAACACAAAATATAGCTTACAGTAAGCACGATACATCATTTATTGAATTTGAGTTACAATCACTATTTTTACTAGTTCTAATGATTTGTCGTCATAATTTGTCAACAAATTAATGTATTCTGAAAGTTAATTTTGCCTGTATTGTTTCATATGATAATATTCCTTGATGTTGATGTATCTAAACACAGAATATTTAGTATTTTATCCATTTTATGTATTCACTAAAACAAGTAATTAGGAATGACTGTTGTAAATTTTATTACTTCAGAATACAGATAATGAAAAATCCCTCTGAAAAAATAAACGAGAACTTTTTCCTGTTTGCTGGTCTTTATTCAACAGATTATATAAACATGAGCTTCCAATATCCTAATTTTATTTTAGGCTTAATATTTGACAAAACAAACGTTAAGTAGACTATGACAATAGATGAAGTAAAAGGAAGTTTATTAAAAACTTTAAGAGAATATATTatatacacacaacacacaacagtGACACATGGTGTCAACTTTGTCCAAAcagttaaattatatttatttcaacAATGGCTTAGCGAGATCCTGTATGACTGCAGAATTCAATGCTGTACGAGTGCTAATCTTGACATTTTTGCTGCTGGCGTATTTATTTTTGATAGTCTAGGAGAAAGATGTGATTCATTATCATTATAATACTTTGTTCTAGAGCAAAATTTCATTAACATTTTTACTGAATTTTTAAGGCAGCCCATTTATCAAACAGACGTTGAGGAATATATAACCACCTCTGTTGAGGAATGTACAACAACTATATGAGCTACATAATCAGCATTgcttaaatatttgaaatataaaacTGTATTGCTAATTATACAAAAACGTCCCAGGAATCAGAAAATTGAAAATCCTGAAAAATGTATTGAGTAGCATAGCATAGTAACTTGTTTAGATACAAatggctgccacaaggaagagaacCTAGTATGCTCATTCtccagaagaaggaaaaaagagcccACTCCTTAAGATTGTTTTCCCACTAGGGAGTTGCTTTGGGGTGGTCCATGTTTGAAAGATACACACACATGGGCTAGGACATTTCTGCCAAGCTTAGAACAATGTGTGGTTCCACCAGGCAGAAGTGATTTGGGAGCTGGGAGTAGAAGAGTGAAGGCAAGAGCATTAGCAGCAACAAAGGAGGAGGATAGATGCAAGGACAATGTGGGCAGACACAGTGGGAGATGCCAAGATGGATTCTTTGGCAGTGATGGTTATGGTGGTCAAAGAAGAAATGTGCTGTGAAAACTGAGAAATAGCTACTCATGAAGCCACTGAGGGAGTAACATATACTAGTCTTGCTCTACTCATTCTATTTGGATCTTATTTTGTCTAAAACACAGAACCACCAAAGCATTCTGGGGTTTTGTTCTGACCCATTAGTCCTCCGAAACCTGGTGGTTTGTTCCAGgcgtgggaaaaatattttctgcGCACTTCCCCTCTTCCTAttgtatctttgttttctgttcagATGGGATATAGAATTGCAGTAGTTGCTATAAATTACAAAATGACTATTACTTTGATTACCCAACTTACTTTGATAAAAGCTTTAATAGAGGATAGTAGAATTAAGCAGAGATGGCAAGTTTCCCTTCTTACCCCTCAGGCAAAGGATAGGCAGCCATATAGTGAAGTTTTGACTTCTTACACTGAGCTAGCGACCTGATGCTCTAAAGGCATCTTCCAGCCCCTGGGGACTGTTAAATTCACAGCCCTTCCTAGGATTTATTCATGAAGATTGAGATTTGTGGTTTTTAAGGGTGGGTCAGTACAAGTAAGCAAGTGGATATATTTACCATCTGCTTTATAAGGCCCCGGTTTACCAACATCACATTCTTTGCCATATGCTGCATCACAGGAATAAGAGTGTCTTCAGTATAATACATGTAGTGTTGAAGAAGTGGTGTCTAAAGGCAAGAGGTAAATTTATAAATTAAAGACTTTGAAGATCTTCTGGTTTTCCAAAGAGCTGCCTTCCATGAACCTTTTTTGAGAGGCTATTATTAATAGCAAGCTGAAAATTTTAGGTATGCTTGCACATCTGAACTAGATTTACAGCAGAGAAAAAGTGAGCTATACCTTTCCAATTCAATTTCTCCATCATGCTAATCTGCTTCAGTAACACCTGAACAACCGACgctttgttgttaagtgaaactgtgaatgatcttatttcagttttcctttgttttacagacctagaaaggtcataaatgcaaggactgaTCACAAAGTgactttttcatcaccatcataactgTGAAGGTCACTAAAAATGTCAGTCGCTAAATAAGGACTATCTGAATCTTCCTTTGTTAAGTTAGGGTTCTGTGACTTACCCACTCTCCCTCTTCCAGAACTTTAGTAGACAAACAAAATGCTGCAGCTGCAATCTGGGAGGGAGGATAATGTACCATTTCATAATCCACCAGTGCAAGTTCCATCAGGTACTTTGCCAATGAATGCTGCTCTATATCTGcctaaaataataaagaataaagatgTTATCTTCATTGTCCTATAAATCTCATTAAGAAATCTTTTGTTACACACATTGCATAAGATTAAAGCATCAAGTTATTTTGTCTAATTGCATATATGTAAAGAGAAACAAACCAAAAGCTTTCTAAGTACCTTCCACTGGAAAACAGCAACCATcactatataccagtgatggcaaaccttttttggctcgtgtgccataagggtgtgtgtgtgttcttgtgtggacgtgccacacccataatgcaacgcgcAACCCCCCCagggtgcatgcacgcatgaggcgcgctccccccatttttgcatgcttttttcaccctccccaggctccagtggctttataggagcctggggagggcaaaaaatggctttaaaaaaggctgaactcagctgacagggcaacacctcgcgtgccctgacaaatggctccgcatgccatctgtggcacgcgtgccataggcttgccatccCGGCTATATACCATTGCGTTAACTCTGCTTTTACAATTAGAATTCTATTTATATCAAGAACATTCATAAAAATAGGCAATTAGGAAGAACATATTTCCCAGTTTCAATGTTTCAAAGTGCATTACCTCTCCAATTTTGGATGCCCTCCTTAGGAAATGCAGCGGAAGAGGGCGACCAAGGTTAAAATCCAGGGACCGTAAGATTTTCATTTCCATTTGCCTGATTTGTAAGCTGGTGTAAGTATGATCTGTCACGTAGGCAAAATCACCAATTTCTGGTGGAAACATTTCTTCATATTTGCTAGCAATGAACATGGCTGTTACACCAACCAGTTGTAGCATCCTTTTggctattttgttattctgtaagAGAGAGAATTCCCAtcagttgtttttaaaaactttctgaaatattgaaaaataacgCTTATGCTGTCCCAATGGTATTCATTGATCAGGCCACACATCGCCATTGGATAAATACATGTAGGTCAATTGAAGAAGAAGTTTAAGAGTGtatgtacaggtagtcatcaacttacaatcactcacttagtgaccattcaaacttactaTGGCATTGAAAATAATGTCTAAGGCCTTGCTCTTGACCATCACAGcatatcatcaaaattcagatgcttagcaagtggcatgtatttaggggctcatgtgatcaccatttgaaacCTTTCCGGCTGGCTTTTGAGAagcagtcaatggaggaagccagatttgttttaaCAATGCAACTCATCTAACTGCAGTGTTGTCAAGTGCAAAGAATGAGGACCATGCATTAAGGGTGCAGTTCAGAAGATGTTTTACTCAAACCTATACATAACGATCTAAACTGGTTCAAgttaagagtcaacagaattcaaggagtTGGATTGAGACTGTGGGAATGTAACAACTCTAGACTGATGATTCATTTAATCCCTCCCAGCTCTGCCTATTCCtattaaatgtttcacttaataaaAGTAATACAAAAGTTTGCAAAATCAGGTAGGATTCAAATAACCTTCTTGCTTATCAAtataaattctggtcccaattgaggttgtaagttgaggaccacctgtatcctTTCTCATTAGCTAGACACATATGTTGATTATTTTAGGGTGTATGTATTGTTCAGCTCCTGGTAATAGCTATGAAAGGAAAATGCTGCGGGTGAGCCAAGCTACTACTCAAGAGTAAAGTTTATACAATGGAAATCTCCAAATTAACATTCATATCTTGATTTCAAAGAAGCCACATTACATAAACAAGCTAAAATTCAGTGGAGAGTTCTCATTATTCTGTTTGCTCAAATTTGGAATGAGCTCTTAGACCAGTTTTCCTTACCTGAAGAAACCGATCTATTATGGCAACCGTCATGTACATGGTCTCTTGCAACAGTTTGAATTTCATCTGAACTTGAACAAGCCAGTCAATTAGGATGGCCCGCATATTTCCAGTAATTTCCTGACCTGCCAAGTAGTCTGCTTTCACCGATTGCTGACCCTGTAAGGAATAGAAACATGCTGGATGTTAAATTATGTATTTCCACCTCTATAATTATGTCCTATCATTGTCCAGTTTGATTAGACCTATCTCCCAACAAGAAGCCCTCTAAATTGTGGAGAAAGTTCTTAGCTTCTTTCCCTAGTTAAATCATCTGAATTTTAGAACAAGCTACCATCTTGAGCTCTCAAACATAGTTTACTGTGATTTATTGGCTTAATATCTTGACATCTAACTACTTGTAGTTTATTCAAACTACAGGTAAACCAAGATTTAAATTATCCCCATTTAGCGATACTTCAGAAACTATGCTAGAGATGTGATAATTATCAACAGTAATCTAGtgtttgttttaataaaataCCGTCCAgtagttttaaaaatagttttaattccaCAGCCAATGTCGGGCCTGATTAGCTCATTAAACCAACCTCAAGAAATTTCAAGTAGTTGTAGATATCCTTAACATATTCACTGCAAAGGTTTGGATCAGACACGTCATCTGTATCTACATCTTTCACTTCAAGTAGTACATCCGAGAAAGCCTGGCATAATATGTCCTCTGCTGGAGCACAGCCAGATGTTTCCATGGGGCTTGGGGATAGAGGCTCCAGCTATAAGGAAAGATATTATCTTTAGTACTTAATCcacaacattggaaaaaaatatgcagCATATTTTTGCTTAATTCAGAGCATTCTTCTTTGGACCCATAGATGTTGTGCCAGGAAAAGGCTACATCATGTGTCCCCAAGGATGCATTTGTCTGTTTCATAAACTGAAGTTGCAGCTATTTCCTATGGATGTTTCACCTATGTACTTCCAGCTATGTGACTATAATTAAATTCATTAGTGGGTTCAATGATGTTGCTTATGGGCATGCAAATATAAAACCTCTGCTCATTATCCATGTTTTATTGATAGTATTAGGCCTTACTTTATACCAAGGAAGAATCTAAAGTACAGTTGTAGATCAGAGGTGAATCTTTCAAGAAATTGAAAGGTAGAGATGCTAAAATTGGCTCTGCCCTAATTGTGCAATggataaaaaatataataatgttgGAGAGAAAGCAGCAGTTCTGACTAGATATATTATACAAAATGCCTCTTTGCAAGGTATATTGTATAATGTCAATATATGTCACCTATCTCGCTATCCAAAGTGGCACCTGATTATGAATAAATCAATTGACTTCATGATTCTGGGTTAAGATGTACTttacatttttgtattttatctcaACTAGCATCAAGTGACTTAACCAATGTAAGATAAAGTAAAATCTTCCATGAAATAAccatagaaataataaaattcatATTAATAAAAAATGGTTAAGTAATTAGGTATACCATCCTAAACCAGAATCAAACCTAGAATCTTAGCCAAAATCATAGCAAGATCAGCTCTAACTTATTTcttcactgccatctagaggtcaTTTGAAATTTTGCAACctattaaaagtaaataaaaattctAAAACGCATGCTTCCAGCCTACAAGTAACAACTACAGATTTACAAATCTAAATAAAGTCTTTGCTCCTAATTACCCATGGTCCTTAAATACTTATTTACAAACTATTTAATACCTTAACAGGTTCTGGAATTGGCTTTTCTTCTTTCACAGGTTGAATTGGTTTTTCAGTAGGTTTTGTGATTTTCCGAGTAATTACTTTGTCCACTGCTGTAGGCTTCAACATTTCCtaagtaggaaagaaaaaaacaagataggAATAAGCAGGACTATGGCTTTACTAACTCCTACTGTATTATTGGATA from Thamnophis elegans isolate rThaEle1 chromosome 3, rThaEle1.pri, whole genome shotgun sequence includes:
- the CCNB1 gene encoding G2/mitotic-specific cyclin-B1 yields the protein MALRVTRNTKVNAENKTKPAMALSKRGVAASKPALRPRTALGDIGNKACEPQSKDVGKKEMLKPTAVDKVITRKITKPTEKPIQPVKEEKPIPEPVKLEPLSPSPMETSGCAPAEDILCQAFSDVLLEVKDVDTDDVSDPNLCSEYVKDIYNYLKFLEGQQSVKADYLAGQEITGNMRAILIDWLVQVQMKFKLLQETMYMTVAIIDRFLQNNKIAKRMLQLVGVTAMFIASKYEEMFPPEIGDFAYVTDHTYTSLQIRQMEMKILRSLDFNLGRPLPLHFLRRASKIGEADIEQHSLAKYLMELALVDYEMVHYPPSQIAAAAFCLSTKVLEEGEWTPLLQHYMYYTEDTLIPVMQHMAKNVMLVNRGLIKQMTIKNKYASSKNVKISTRTALNSAVIQDLAKPLLK